In one window of Spartinivicinus marinus DNA:
- the alaE gene encoding L-alanine exporter AlaE: MRYLLSKRSLADTFAFISFAFVTGLFFEIVVTGLSVEQSLQSRLVNIPVNLLIATPYGLFRDWIFKLFNAVDASQIKRSVVDTLAFILFHPTVYGFTLVLIGANPEQIVTACSVLIVASVFMARPYGIYLQFCRGLFKIEAVPSGAS, from the coding sequence ATGCGTTATTTGCTTTCTAAGCGTTCTTTGGCAGATACTTTTGCTTTCATTTCTTTTGCATTTGTTACAGGGCTATTTTTTGAAATTGTAGTAACAGGGCTTTCTGTTGAGCAGTCGCTTCAGTCTCGGTTGGTGAATATTCCTGTTAATCTACTTATTGCAACACCTTATGGATTGTTTCGTGATTGGATATTTAAGCTATTTAATGCAGTAGATGCCTCTCAAATAAAGCGCTCAGTGGTGGACACGTTAGCCTTTATTTTATTTCACCCTACTGTTTATGGGTTTACTCTGGTATTGATTGGTGCAAATCCTGAGCAAATTGTTACTGCCTGTAGTGTATTAATTGTTGCCTCCGTTTTTATGGCAAGACCTTATGGTATTTACTTACAATTTTGTCGAGGATTGTTCAAAATCGAAGCAGTACCAAGTGGTGCATCCTGA
- a CDS encoding ABC transporter permease produces the protein MSTSTSAWQRFRNSDLLFYFKKDKVAIGAAIIFLIMVIAAVTAPLTAPFNPYDLASIDVMDSTLPPVWQGGEADERFLLGTDNQGRDMLSTILYGTRTSLIIGLFAVLLQSVLGIAIGLAAGYYGGRIESFLMRLADVQLSFSTLMVAIVVSTFFQAKLGTEAFHEVAIYLLVIIIGISEWPQFARTIRASVLAEKEKEYVQAAQVMGFGGLRIMLRHILPNCLPPIFVIATVQVANAIMSEAALSFLGLGMPETTPSLGSLIRSGFEYLLSGSWWITIIPGLVLVVLVLAINLLGDWLRDVLNPKLYKEI, from the coding sequence ATGAGTACATCAACATCAGCCTGGCAGCGATTTAGAAACTCTGATCTACTCTTTTATTTTAAAAAAGATAAAGTAGCAATTGGTGCGGCAATTATATTTTTAATCATGGTTATTGCTGCTGTAACAGCACCATTAACCGCTCCATTTAACCCTTATGATCTAGCCAGTATCGATGTGATGGATTCTACCTTGCCTCCTGTTTGGCAGGGAGGTGAGGCTGATGAGCGATTTTTACTGGGTACTGACAATCAAGGGCGGGATATGTTGAGTACCATTCTGTACGGTACTCGAACTTCACTCATCATCGGTTTGTTTGCAGTATTATTGCAATCAGTTTTAGGTATCGCTATAGGTTTAGCTGCGGGTTACTACGGTGGAAGAATAGAAAGCTTTTTAATGCGCCTAGCAGATGTACAGCTTTCCTTTTCGACGTTGATGGTAGCAATCGTTGTATCTACTTTTTTTCAAGCAAAACTTGGTACAGAAGCTTTTCATGAAGTAGCCATTTATTTGCTAGTCATTATCATTGGTATTTCTGAGTGGCCTCAGTTTGCCCGTACTATTCGTGCATCAGTATTAGCTGAGAAAGAAAAAGAATATGTCCAAGCTGCCCAAGTGATGGGTTTTGGTGGGCTACGCATTATGCTACGGCATATTCTACCTAACTGTTTACCGCCAATCTTTGTTATTGCTACTGTTCAAGTCGCTAACGCCATTATGAGTGAAGCGGCGCTTTCCTTCTTAGGACTAGGCATGCCAGAAACAACACCTTCTTTAGGTTCTCTCATCCGCAGTGGATTTGAGTATCTATTAAGTGGTAGCTGGTGGATTACAATTATCCCAGGTTTGGTATTAGTGGTTCTCGTGCTGGCTATTAATTTACTAGGTGACTGGCTTAGGGATGTACTGAATCCTAAATTATATAAAGAAATCTAA
- a CDS encoding glycerophosphodiester phosphodiesterase: MIKKAILLGVVSTSVLAIGSYFVLKATAKTAPHYPVYDNLPTPAVIAHRGGKGLWPENTLHAFQEAVSLGVDMLELDVRQTKDGQLVVLHDEHVDRTTNGKGPISQLTLAEAKKLDAGFNWTEDNQNFPFRGKGISIPTFQEVLKQFPEQKMIVEIKQAHPAIEQSVCQAIRTTKKENHVIIGSFYPEVLKRFRQICPDIATSASPNEVKLLFAAERLGLAELLSPAASALQIPKQNGKIEVATPTFIKAAHDRQLQVQVWTINDTDTMMSLIANGADGIITDYPNRLLSLMSK, translated from the coding sequence ATGATCAAAAAAGCAATTTTACTGGGTGTAGTTAGCACTTCCGTTCTCGCTATCGGTAGTTATTTTGTATTAAAAGCAACAGCAAAGACTGCTCCTCACTACCCTGTTTATGACAATTTACCAACCCCAGCAGTGATTGCCCATCGTGGTGGCAAAGGATTATGGCCTGAGAATACCTTACATGCGTTTCAAGAGGCAGTCAGCCTGGGTGTCGATATGTTAGAGCTAGATGTCCGCCAAACGAAAGATGGACAACTGGTCGTACTACATGATGAACATGTCGACCGTACGACTAATGGCAAAGGCCCCATTAGTCAATTAACCTTAGCTGAGGCCAAAAAGCTAGATGCGGGTTTTAACTGGACAGAAGACAATCAAAACTTTCCTTTTCGGGGCAAAGGTATTTCCATACCCACCTTTCAGGAAGTACTTAAGCAGTTTCCAGAACAAAAAATGATTGTAGAAATAAAACAGGCTCACCCAGCTATTGAGCAATCAGTTTGTCAGGCTATTCGCACCACCAAAAAAGAAAACCATGTCATCATCGGCTCCTTTTATCCAGAAGTGTTAAAACGTTTTAGACAAATCTGTCCTGATATTGCCACCTCTGCCAGCCCTAATGAGGTAAAGCTATTATTCGCCGCTGAGCGACTAGGGCTAGCAGAGTTGCTCAGCCCTGCAGCCAGCGCCCTGCAAATTCCTAAACAAAATGGCAAAATCGAAGTAGCCACGCCTACATTTATCAAAGCTGCACACGACCGCCAATTACAAGTGCAAGTTTGGACAATTAATGATACCGATACGATGATGTCATTAATTGCTAACGGTGCGGATGGGATTATCACTGATTACCCTAATCGCTTACTTAGCCTGATGAGCAAATAG
- the ppnN gene encoding nucleotide 5'-monophosphate nucleosidase PpnN, producing MKQEELISTVVSPIGTMNVLSSSEVSKLQDTTQGGLYKLFRQCALAALNCDEHSDNPYKILEQHKDFDIRIIQEHRGLKLELINAPSDAFVDGKLIKGIRQNLFSVVRDILYVANEVSTDHKFDTNKSDDISNMVFHMLRHAKAFVPKVLPNLVVCWGGHSISDYEYKYTKRVGYQLGLRGYHICTGCGPGAMKGPMKGATIGHAKQRIGGSRFIGLTEPGIIAAESPNPIVNELIIMPDIEKRLEAFVRLGHGIVVFPGGPGTCEEILYILGILLHPKNQHIPFPLIFTGPTKAKEYFQQIDKFIGKTLGTEAQRRYKIIIENPPAVAKEMKQGLEEISKFRKQTGDAYHFNWLLTIDHEFQLPFEPTHEAMAALQLTKDQPTYLLAANLRRAMSGIVAGNVKEVGIQAIAQHGPFKLTGDPDLMADIDQLLQSFVEQYRMKLPGSHYEPCYKIMKK from the coding sequence ATGAAGCAGGAAGAGTTAATTTCTACTGTTGTTAGCCCAATAGGCACCATGAATGTGCTGTCCAGTAGTGAAGTCAGCAAGTTACAAGATACTACCCAAGGAGGGCTATATAAGCTATTTCGCCAGTGTGCCTTAGCTGCGCTTAACTGTGATGAGCATTCTGATAATCCCTATAAAATTTTGGAACAGCATAAAGATTTTGACATACGCATCATTCAAGAGCATCGAGGCCTTAAGCTAGAACTGATTAACGCGCCAAGTGATGCTTTTGTTGATGGAAAACTAATCAAAGGTATACGCCAAAACCTATTCTCTGTCGTTCGAGATATTCTTTACGTCGCCAATGAAGTGTCTACTGACCATAAATTTGACACAAATAAATCAGACGACATCAGCAATATGGTTTTTCATATGCTGCGTCACGCCAAGGCCTTTGTGCCCAAAGTTCTGCCAAACCTAGTGGTTTGCTGGGGAGGCCATTCAATTTCTGACTACGAATATAAATATACTAAACGTGTTGGCTATCAACTTGGCTTACGTGGTTATCATATCTGTACTGGATGCGGCCCTGGTGCAATGAAAGGACCTATGAAGGGGGCCACTATTGGACATGCTAAACAGCGCATAGGTGGTAGCCGTTTTATTGGTTTAACCGAGCCAGGTATCATTGCAGCGGAGTCACCTAACCCAATAGTCAATGAACTTATTATCATGCCTGACATTGAAAAGCGCTTAGAAGCGTTTGTTCGACTTGGCCATGGGATTGTTGTATTTCCTGGTGGGCCCGGCACTTGCGAAGAAATCTTGTATATACTAGGTATTTTACTTCACCCTAAAAATCAACATATCCCTTTTCCTCTCATCTTTACTGGCCCAACTAAAGCTAAAGAGTACTTTCAGCAAATAGATAAATTTATTGGTAAAACCTTAGGCACAGAAGCACAACGACGCTACAAAATAATTATTGAAAACCCGCCAGCAGTTGCCAAAGAAATGAAGCAAGGGCTTGAAGAGATTTCTAAATTCCGCAAGCAAACAGGTGATGCCTATCATTTTAATTGGTTACTCACCATAGACCATGAATTTCAACTACCATTTGAGCCAACCCATGAAGCAATGGCTGCATTACAGTTAACTAAAGATCAACCAACCTACCTCTTAGCGGCCAACCTAAGACGTGCAATGTCTGGTATTGTCGCAGGCAATGTCAAAGAAGTAGGTATCCAGGCAATCGCGCAACATGGCCCATTCAAACTGACAGGTGATCCAGACTTAATGGCAGATATCGATCAATTACTACAATCCTTTGTAGAGCAATACCGAATGAAGCTCCCTGGTAGCCACTATGAGCCCTGCTATAAAATAATGAAAAAATAA
- a CDS encoding OadG family protein encodes MSELLNEGLNLMLFGMGFVFLFLTLLVFATGLMSRLITKYSNEEIPSVSQPAASATVVATQQDEQLVAVISAAIKQYRSRHR; translated from the coding sequence ATGTCCGAGCTACTTAATGAAGGTCTGAATTTAATGCTGTTTGGCATGGGCTTTGTGTTTTTATTTTTGACATTACTGGTTTTTGCTACAGGGTTGATGTCGCGTTTAATAACAAAATACAGTAATGAAGAAATCCCCTCTGTTTCTCAACCAGCTGCTAGTGCGACAGTGGTCGCTACACAACAAGATGAACAGCTTGTAGCGGTGATTAGTGCGGCCATAAAACAATATCGTAGCCGTCATCGTTAG
- a CDS encoding YgdI/YgdR family lipoprotein has product MSKWFLVISAFVLLTGCSTPHRIVLIDGSEIETLDQPEYNKATGFYEYEGASGKDRAINKDQVKSISEL; this is encoded by the coding sequence ATGAGCAAATGGTTCCTGGTCATCAGCGCCTTTGTTTTACTAACAGGCTGTAGCACTCCTCACCGGATTGTGTTAATAGATGGATCTGAGATCGAAACACTTGACCAACCAGAATATAATAAAGCGACAGGTTTTTATGAATATGAAGGAGCGAGCGGCAAAGACCGCGCTATAAATAAAGATCAAGTAAAAAGTATCAGTGAGCTATAA
- a CDS encoding ABC transporter substrate-binding protein has product MKRGVTLMASVALAATMSFGAVAKTLKMAYDADPVSLDPHEQLSGGTLQLSHMVFDPLVRWDRNLKVEGRLAERWERIDDKTVRFFLHKGVKFHSGNELTALDVKWTFNRLRTSPDFKAIFAPFDAVKVVDKYTIDLVTAEPYPLTLNAATYIFPMDSKFYTGFDNNNKSKDALVKHGSSYASTHASGTGAFMVTKREQGVRVDFKRFDQYWDKKSPGNVKEIVLNPIKEAPTRVAALLSGDVDFIAPVPPTDLDRIKKDPKVDLVTISGTRIITFQLNQQRVEAFKNPKVRQAIVYAINNEGIAKKIMRGFATPAAQQSPKGYSGFNPNLKPRYDLNKAKQLMKEAGYEKGFSVTMMAPNNRYVNDAKIAQAAASMLAKINIKVDLKTMPKAQYWAEFDKRAADIMMIGWHSDTEDSANFTEFLLMCPDKETGFGQYNSGNYCNPEVDKLVIQSGKETDAAKRAAMLQKVEQMLYDDAAFVPLHWQDLAWAAKKNVKIDPIVNVMNFPYLGDLVIE; this is encoded by the coding sequence ATGAAACGTGGAGTAACCTTAATGGCGAGTGTTGCCCTAGCTGCAACGATGAGCTTTGGTGCAGTCGCCAAAACACTTAAAATGGCCTATGACGCAGACCCTGTCTCGCTTGACCCTCATGAGCAGCTTTCAGGTGGTACACTTCAATTGTCGCATATGGTGTTTGATCCACTGGTTCGCTGGGATAGGAACTTAAAAGTTGAAGGGCGTCTGGCTGAACGTTGGGAGCGGATAGACGATAAAACAGTTCGTTTTTTTCTACATAAAGGGGTTAAATTTCATTCAGGAAATGAACTAACAGCACTGGATGTTAAGTGGACATTTAACCGCTTAAGAACCAGCCCAGATTTTAAAGCTATCTTTGCGCCTTTTGATGCGGTAAAAGTGGTTGATAAATATACCATTGACTTGGTGACAGCAGAGCCTTATCCATTGACACTCAATGCTGCCACTTACATTTTTCCAATGGATAGTAAGTTTTATACCGGCTTCGATAATAATAACAAATCCAAAGATGCTCTGGTAAAGCATGGTAGTTCTTATGCTTCCACTCATGCATCCGGTACCGGTGCATTCATGGTCACTAAACGTGAGCAAGGGGTTAGGGTTGATTTCAAACGCTTTGATCAATACTGGGATAAAAAATCACCTGGCAATGTTAAAGAGATTGTATTAAACCCGATTAAAGAAGCACCAACACGAGTTGCTGCGCTTTTGTCTGGGGACGTCGATTTTATTGCGCCAGTACCTCCAACAGATTTAGATCGGATCAAGAAAGACCCTAAAGTTGATTTGGTTACTATCTCAGGTACTCGCATCATCACTTTTCAATTAAATCAGCAACGAGTAGAAGCGTTTAAAAATCCGAAAGTACGTCAAGCCATTGTTTATGCCATTAATAACGAAGGCATTGCGAAGAAAATTATGAGAGGATTTGCTACCCCTGCTGCTCAACAAAGCCCAAAAGGCTATTCAGGGTTTAACCCGAATCTCAAACCTCGCTATGACTTAAATAAAGCTAAGCAATTAATGAAGGAAGCGGGTTATGAAAAGGGTTTTAGTGTGACCATGATGGCACCTAATAATCGCTATGTGAATGACGCGAAAATCGCTCAAGCTGCTGCCAGTATGTTGGCCAAAATCAATATTAAAGTTGATTTAAAAACCATGCCAAAAGCGCAATATTGGGCAGAGTTTGATAAACGTGCGGCGGATATCATGATGATTGGGTGGCATTCTGATACAGAGGACTCGGCTAACTTTACTGAATTCTTATTAATGTGCCCAGATAAAGAAACCGGGTTTGGTCAGTATAATAGTGGTAACTATTGCAACCCTGAAGTTGATAAATTAGTTATTCAAAGTGGTAAGGAAACTGATGCTGCTAAGCGGGCTGCGATGCTGCAAAAAGTAGAACAAATGCTTTATGATGATGCTGCATTTGTTCCTTTGCATTGGCAGGATTTAGCTTGGGCAGCTAAGAAAAATGTTAAAATTGACCCAATTGTAAATGTTATGAATTTCCCTTATTTGGGTGATCTGGTCATTGAATAA
- a CDS encoding ABC transporter ATP-binding protein, whose protein sequence is MALLEVKNLKIEFPSRFGIATAVHDASFLVEPGEIVGLVGESGAGKSTIGNAIIDLLSPPGRVAGGEVFLQGKKISQLPADKIREIRGQKIGFIFQDPMTSLNPLLTIEQQLVETILANSTVSTQQARQKALDMLQQVGIPEPEVRIKQYPHQFSGGMRQRVVIAIALSSEPKLIIADEPTTALDVSIQDQILELIKGLCKERQVGCILVTHDMGVIANVTDRVAVMYRGKIVEMGTTEQILSSPEHPYTKSLISAVPRSDVKLARFPLVDYIETAEVAFEKIDISNHWLGQGNHFAATEEDYLLKVDKVCLKFKTQSALLKKNCKYVQAVDNVSFTVKAGETFGLVGESGSGKSTIARVIAGLYAPDSGVIQFAGKELTGLTEAQRRPFRRELQMVFQNPYSSMNPRMCIADIIAEPIRFHKLASSNQEIQQIVGDLLEHVGLGRKAGVKYPHEFSGGQRQRISIARALATRPRFLICDEPTSALDVSVQAQILNLLKDLQDELSLTMLFISHDLPVIRQVCDRIGVMRYGKLIEVAETEQLFTSPQHEYTQQLLDLMPKLTQLSREGLEIVE, encoded by the coding sequence ATGGCATTACTAGAAGTAAAAAACCTAAAAATAGAGTTTCCTTCTCGCTTTGGTATTGCTACCGCAGTTCATGATGCCAGCTTTTTAGTAGAGCCTGGCGAAATTGTTGGTTTAGTAGGAGAAAGTGGTGCAGGTAAATCAACAATTGGTAATGCCATTATTGACTTACTGAGCCCGCCGGGTCGAGTAGCTGGAGGAGAAGTATTTTTACAGGGAAAGAAAATATCACAACTGCCAGCAGATAAAATTCGAGAAATTCGTGGTCAAAAAATAGGCTTTATTTTTCAAGACCCAATGACATCCCTTAACCCACTGTTGACGATTGAGCAGCAGCTGGTTGAGACTATTTTAGCAAATAGTACAGTATCCACTCAGCAAGCACGGCAAAAAGCTTTAGACATGCTACAGCAGGTGGGTATACCGGAGCCTGAAGTTCGAATTAAACAGTATCCTCACCAATTTTCTGGTGGGATGCGTCAGCGCGTTGTTATTGCCATTGCTTTATCTTCAGAACCTAAGTTAATTATTGCTGATGAACCCACTACAGCCTTAGATGTATCAATTCAGGACCAAATTCTGGAATTAATCAAAGGACTTTGTAAAGAGCGACAGGTAGGGTGTATTTTAGTTACCCATGATATGGGAGTGATAGCGAATGTCACTGATCGTGTTGCGGTGATGTACCGAGGAAAAATTGTTGAGATGGGAACTACCGAACAAATTTTGAGTAGCCCTGAACACCCCTATACAAAGAGCTTAATCAGTGCTGTCCCTCGTTCAGATGTAAAATTAGCACGATTTCCACTGGTTGATTATATCGAAACAGCAGAAGTTGCGTTTGAAAAAATAGATATCAGTAACCATTGGCTTGGCCAAGGTAATCATTTTGCTGCAACAGAAGAAGACTACTTGTTAAAAGTAGACAAAGTTTGTTTAAAGTTTAAAACGCAGTCTGCGCTGTTGAAGAAAAACTGTAAGTATGTGCAAGCAGTTGATAATGTTTCTTTTACGGTAAAAGCGGGTGAAACCTTTGGGTTGGTTGGGGAGAGTGGTAGTGGAAAATCAACCATTGCACGGGTTATTGCTGGGCTTTATGCCCCTGATTCTGGTGTAATTCAGTTTGCTGGAAAAGAGTTGACTGGACTAACAGAAGCTCAGCGCAGACCATTTCGTCGCGAGTTACAAATGGTTTTCCAAAACCCCTATTCTTCAATGAATCCAAGGATGTGTATAGCAGATATTATTGCTGAACCGATTCGGTTTCATAAGTTAGCTTCTTCTAATCAAGAAATACAACAGATTGTGGGTGATTTATTGGAGCATGTAGGCTTAGGGCGTAAAGCAGGTGTTAAATATCCTCATGAGTTTTCAGGCGGGCAACGCCAGCGTATTTCCATCGCAAGAGCACTTGCTACAAGGCCTCGGTTTTTAATTTGTGACGAGCCTACTTCCGCGTTAGATGTATCTGTACAGGCTCAAATTCTAAATTTATTAAAGGATTTACAAGACGAATTGTCACTTACTATGCTGTTTATTAGCCATGATTTACCTGTTATACGTCAGGTGTGTGACCGTATTGGAGTAATGCGCTATGGTAAATTGATTGAAGTGGCAGAGACAGAGCAGCTATTTACTAGCCCGCAGCATGAATATACACAACAACTGCTAGATTTAATGCCAAAGCTAACCCAGTTGTCCCGAGAAGGTTTGGAGATTGTGGAATAA
- a CDS encoding ABC transporter permease, translating into MIAFLGKRLLQAVVVMLILSLIGFAIQDNLGDPLREMVGQSVSEQEREALKDKLGLNDPFLEQYWRFLKKAVKGDLGTSYFFKEPALDVILKKLPATLELVFGATLVIIFLSVPLGVYSAIKPNGWFSKAIMGFSTIGISIPVFLTAIMLVYVFAIELNWMPSFGRGELVHVVGYWETGFLTGDGLLHLVLPSIALASIMLPLFIRLIRSEMLEVLHAEYVRFAWAKGLAKYRVWFIHALKNTLLPIVTVGGVQIGTMVAYTILTETVFQWPGMGFMFLEAINRADIPLIQAYLIVVGLIFVITNTIVDLIYGLIDPTVNVTGGSK; encoded by the coding sequence ATGATTGCATTTTTGGGTAAACGGCTACTGCAAGCAGTAGTGGTAATGCTTATATTAAGTTTAATTGGGTTTGCTATCCAGGATAACTTAGGTGATCCGCTAAGAGAGATGGTGGGCCAGTCAGTTTCAGAGCAAGAGCGGGAAGCTCTAAAAGATAAATTAGGTTTAAATGATCCCTTTTTAGAACAATATTGGCGGTTCTTGAAAAAAGCGGTGAAAGGTGATTTAGGTACTTCTTATTTTTTTAAGGAGCCTGCTCTTGATGTGATTTTAAAGAAACTCCCTGCCACATTAGAGCTGGTGTTTGGTGCCACACTAGTCATTATATTCCTTTCTGTTCCCTTGGGTGTTTACTCAGCGATTAAGCCTAATGGCTGGTTTTCCAAAGCAATCATGGGGTTTAGTACCATTGGTATTTCAATACCTGTTTTTTTAACAGCGATTATGCTGGTTTATGTATTTGCTATTGAATTAAATTGGATGCCATCTTTTGGACGAGGAGAGCTTGTTCATGTAGTGGGGTATTGGGAAACAGGCTTTTTAACGGGTGATGGGTTATTACATTTAGTGCTGCCTAGTATTGCTTTAGCCAGTATCATGCTGCCTTTATTTATTCGATTAATTCGCTCAGAAATGCTGGAAGTATTGCATGCAGAATATGTACGATTTGCCTGGGCTAAAGGGTTAGCTAAATACCGAGTTTGGTTTATTCATGCTTTAAAAAATACACTTCTACCTATTGTCACCGTTGGTGGTGTTCAGATAGGCACCATGGTGGCATATACTATTTTGACTGAAACTGTATTTCAGTGGCCAGGCATGGGCTTTATGTTTTTGGAAGCAATAAATCGTGCTGATATTCCTTTGATTCAGGCTTATTTGATTGTGGTAGGGTTAATTTTTGTTATTACCAATACCATCGTTGATCTTATCTATGGGCTGATTGATCCTACAGTGAATGTGACAGGGGGTAGTAAATGA
- a CDS encoding riboflavin synthase subunit alpha, which translates to MFTGIVACTLPVADIEKKQHLYRFSFHFPEALLTGLTLGASVAINGACLTVAVIEGDWVSFDAMMETLRITNLADLSVGDQVNIERAARFGDEIGGHLLSGHIHAMAEVIAIETPANNKKVTFKAPPEIQDYLFDKGYIALNGVSLTLSELKQDCFSVYFIPETLRVTTFGQVMVGEKINLEVDSQTQAVVDTVKRMSDKAAKQTQ; encoded by the coding sequence ATGTTCACAGGAATAGTTGCTTGTACACTACCTGTTGCAGATATTGAAAAAAAACAACATTTATATCGTTTTTCGTTTCACTTTCCTGAAGCGCTATTAACTGGATTAACCTTAGGAGCAAGTGTCGCCATCAATGGGGCTTGTTTAACAGTCGCTGTAATAGAGGGTGATTGGGTTAGCTTTGATGCCATGATGGAAACTTTGCGGATTACCAATTTAGCTGATTTAAGTGTAGGTGATCAGGTCAATATTGAACGAGCTGCTCGGTTTGGTGATGAGATTGGCGGGCATTTATTATCAGGGCATATTCATGCGATGGCTGAAGTGATTGCGATTGAAACACCTGCAAATAATAAAAAAGTAACCTTTAAAGCCCCGCCTGAAATACAAGACTATTTATTTGATAAGGGTTATATTGCATTAAATGGAGTCAGTTTGACATTATCTGAGCTAAAGCAGGATTGTTTTAGTGTTTATTTTATTCCTGAGACCTTGCGAGTGACCACGTTTGGTCAAGTTATGGTCGGTGAAAAAATCAATCTGGAAGTAGACAGTCAGACTCAGGCAGTGGTAGACACAGTCAAGCGAATGAGTGATAAGGCAGCTAAGCAAACTCAATAA